One Methanolobus sp. WCC4 DNA segment encodes these proteins:
- a CDS encoding DUF4367 domain-containing protein — MMGREVLIILLILLSVFFTAGCVDEQANQGEIAETNIQKEKELQDSTSIEENLSVAEVQTDISNKDEPPVRLSLEEVQDRAGFEVIYPSYIPEDYNFSHAFIHKSVDGTALEGVLESVDIWYKNDTDFISISERIYYNDSFKYQATDYDETVNINGHEAIYIEFSQTHALIWDVDDIQIYIFATTSKEEALKVATSIK; from the coding sequence ATGATGGGTAGGGAAGTATTGATTATTTTGTTAATTTTGTTATCTGTATTTTTTACAGCAGGTTGTGTGGATGAACAGGCCAACCAGGGAGAAATTGCAGAAACAAATATTCAAAAAGAAAAGGAACTACAGGATTCTACTTCGATAGAAGAAAATTTATCTGTTGCTGAAGTGCAAACAGATATTTCAAATAAAGATGAACCTCCTGTTCGTCTATCACTGGAAGAAGTGCAGGACAGGGCAGGTTTTGAGGTAATTTATCCTTCATATATTCCAGAAGATTATAATTTCTCCCATGCGTTTATTCATAAAAGCGTTGATGGAACAGCTCTAGAGGGTGTTTTGGAAAGTGTTGATATATGGTACAAGAACGACACTGATTTTATAAGTATCAGTGAAAGGATCTATTATAATGATTCTTTTAAGTATCAGGCAACTGATTATGATGAAACTGTCAATATCAATGGACATGAAGCTATATACATAGAATTTTCACAGACTCATGCTTTGATATGGGACGTAGACGACATCCAGATATATATTTTTGCTACGACTAGTAAGGAAGAGGCTTTAAAGGTGGCTACATCTATAAAGTGA